The stretch of DNA TCTTTGAGCTGTGCGGAAAAATCGGTGACGCCGGACCCATACGACTGAACCGTCTCGACCTTGCCCCCGTGTTCAGCCAGCGCTTTTTTGAAACTGTCCACTAACGCCTGCGCATCCTGGTCTTCAGTATTGAATATGACGGCGGCTTTCTTCGCCTTGAGGTCGCGCCCGGCGAACTTGCCGAGCATCGTTCCCTGGTATGTGTCGACGTAGCAGGCCCTGAAGATGTACTTGCCTATCGCCGTTATATTCGCCTCGGACGAGCGAATCGTAATAAGCGGCACACCGTCCCGGTTCGCGACCGGAGCCGCGGTCAAAGCCGACTGTGTCGTGAAAGGACCGATTATCGCGGACACGCGTCTGATCTGCGTATATTCGTTGGCTATATGCGATGCGACATTCGGATTGGAGGTGTCATCGCCGTCGATGGTCTCGACTTTCATACCGAGCAGACCGCCTTGGGCGTTGATTTCGTCAACAGCCAGGTCGATTGCCCGCTTGCTGAGTACACCGTACACCTCCAGCTCGCCCTTCATCGGCAAGATTAAACCTATCTTGATAGTCTCTTCGCCTTCCGACTTTGTCGGGACCGGCTCCGAGCAACCCGATAAGACCATAGCGCTAAGAATCGAAAACAAAACGAGCGAGGTAAGAAATATACGTTTGAACACGTGGCCTCCTGGAAGTTTAAGGATTTACATGCGCGGATACGCTTTTCACATCTCACGCGCGCAAGTAACCAAATTACACTGTTCGACCATATAATACGCTCAGTTTACCTATAAGTCAAAATATGCTGCGCGAGATAGAATAACACGGTCGGCTCGGAATAGTTCTAGGGTGTAGGTCAAAACGTTACAGGAAAGGTTGGCTACCCGACTCTCGCCGGGACTTCCACGAGTCCTAACTTTATCGCACGGAGTATGGCCTGGGTCCGGTCGCTCTGTCCCAACTTTTGCAGAATGTGACTGACGTGCGTCTTTACGGTCGTCTGGCTTATCCACAATCTCTCGGCAATATCTTTATTTTTCAAGCCCTTAGCCATCAGCTCAAGGACTTCCAAC from Actinomycetota bacterium encodes:
- a CDS encoding ABC transporter substrate-binding protein, which codes for MFKRIFLTSLVLFSILSAMVLSGCSEPVPTKSEGEETIKIGLILPMKGELEVYGVLSKRAIDLAVDEINAQGGLLGMKVETIDGDDTSNPNVASHIANEYTQIRRVSAIIGPFTTQSALTAAPVANRDGVPLITIRSSEANITAIGKYIFRACYVDTYQGTMLGKFAGRDLKAKKAAVIFNTEDQDAQALVDSFKKALAEHGGKVETVQSYGSGVTDFSAQLKEVAKAQPDVILLNDYDDNSSLIMKQAAELNITAKYLGTDFWNAFSLVKEAGAAAEGSYYTAHFSADDPNPKVKDFVELYEGDYVAKPEFSSALSYDAMHLLFEAVKRADSTRPEKIATALAGIKNFEGVTGKFTFDENRNPVKGSVIMTIKDGKPVFAKRLEP